Within Spirochaetaceae bacterium, the genomic segment AGCGGCGCCGCGGACGCCGACACCTCGGCCGCGATCTCGTTCCAGGTGCAGCGGTCGAGACCCGCCCGCCACGCGCCGGCGAACAGGTCCAGCCACTCGGCCAGCGTCCCCGGAATCGGCGTCGGGCGCTCGAACAGCCGGATCGAAGTCACCGCGAATCCGCCGCCCTCGAGCAGCGCGCGGTACGATTGCGCGGTCGGGAAGTACCAGGGGTCGCGCACCGCGGGATCCAGTCCGCGGCGCCGGCAGGCGGCGCGCAGTGCGTCGTGGACGGTGGCGATGTTGCCGGCCCCGCCGAGTTCGGCCACGAAGCACCCGCCGGCGCGCAGCAGGCGCCGCACCCCGGCGATCACCGGCGCCGGCTCCAGGATCCAGTGCAGCACCGCGTTGGAGAACACGCCGTCGAAGCTGCCCGCCGCCAGCCCGGCCTGCGCAAGACGGCGGGCGTCCACTACCCGCGCGGCTACGCCGCGCCGCCGCGCCGCCGCCACGAACGCCGCGCTGCGGTCCACGCCGATCACCCGGCAGCCGCGCGCGGCCAACCCCATCGTGAGTTCGCCGTCGCCGCAGCCCAGGTCCAGGATGCGGTCTCCGCGGACCGGATCGAGCAGCTCGATCAGGCCGCGCCCCAGCTCCGGCACGTACGATGCGCAGCGCCGATACCGCTCCGGTTGCCAGCACTGGTTCGACACGCATCCGATAGTATCTCGCGGCGCGGCGGGGATGGTATACGGCGCCGAGTGTTGATAGGGTGCCCCGTGACATGCACGCTTCAATCGCCGTCCTCGAAGGCGACGGCATTGGCCCGGAGATCGTCGCCGAGGCCGTGAAGGTACTGGATGCGGTTGCCCACCGGTTCGGCCATCGGTTCGACTATCGGCGCACCCCGTTCGGCGCCGGCGCCTGGTTCGCCCACGGCGCCGCCTTTCCCGCCGAGTCGAAGGCGGTGTGCGACGCCGCCGACGCCATTCTGAAGGGCCCCGCCGGAGTGGCGCTCGCCGACATGCGCGCCATACCGGTAGATCAGCGCCCCGAGCTTGCCATCCTGGAGTTGCGCCAGCGCTACAACACCTTTGCCAACTTCCGCCCGGTGGTGCTGCCGCGCAGCCTTGCCCGGTTGTCGCCGCTGCGCCCCGACATCGTCGGCGACGGCATCGACATCCTGATGATCCGCGAGCTGGTGGGCGGCATCTACTTCGGCGAGAAGGTCGAGGGCGAACACACCCAGGGAAGCTACGCCAGCGACGACTGCCACTACTCGCGCCTGCAGATCGAACAGGTCTCGGAAGTCGCATTCGCCGAGGCCGCCGCGCGCGACTGCCACCTCACCGTCGTGCACAAGTCCAACATCCTCGCTACCTCGCGACTCTGGGAAGAGGTGGTCGAGGAGCTGGCGC encodes:
- a CDS encoding methyltransferase domain-containing protein; its protein translation is MSNQCWQPERYRRCASYVPELGRGLIELLDPVRGDRILDLGCGDGELTMGLAARGCRVIGVDRSAAFVAAARRRGVAARVVDARRLAQAGLAAGSFDGVFSNAVLHWILEPAPVIAGVRRLLRAGGCFVAELGGAGNIATVHDALRAACRRRGLDPAVRDPWYFPTAQSYRALLEGGGFAVTSIRLFERPTPIPGTLAEWLDLFAGAWRAGLDRCTWNEIAAEVSASAAPLLRDAADAWTVDYVRLRVRAVAV
- a CDS encoding isocitrate/isopropylmalate family dehydrogenase, with protein sequence MHASIAVLEGDGIGPEIVAEAVKVLDAVAHRFGHRFDYRRTPFGAGAWFAHGAAFPAESKAVCDAADAILKGPAGVALADMRAIPVDQRPELAILELRQRYNTFANFRPVVLPRSLARLSPLRPDIVGDGIDILMIRELVGGIYFGEKVEGEHTQGSYASDDCHYSRLQIEQVSEVAFAEAAARDCHLTVVHKSNILATSRLWEEVVEELAPRFPAVEYSSILVDNAAFQLAVNPAQFNGVMLLDNMQGDILSDQAGGIVGSLGLMCSASAGPEKSYYEAVHGSAPDIAGRGVANPFSLIGSAALLLDKSFGLGAEAKAVWSALWDALETGRVTVDLASEGGPEALFRGRDAGCPAPPAQIRTC